GCTCGGATCGGTTGCGCCGGCTGCTCACCGGGCAATGAGGGGGGCGCCTGGACGTGACTCGCCCCTTCCCCCGGGTGCCCCTCCCGGCGTAAGAGCGTTCCCGGCTTCTGTCAGCCAGGACGCTCATGCACATCGCCATCATCGGAACGGGCTACGTAGGTCTCGTCGCGGGTACCTGCTTCGCGGACTCGGGTAACGACGTCATCTGCGTGGATATCGACGCGCGGAAGATCGCCCAGCTTCAACAGGGAGAGGTTCCCATCTACGAGCCGGGTCTCGAGGAGCTCATCCGCAAGAACACGCGGGACAGGCGCCTGAGCTTCACCACGGACCTGGCCGCGTCGGTGTCGCGTGCGCAGGTGGTGTTCATCGCCGTGGGCACGCCCGAGGGTGAGACGGGCGAGGCGGACCTCCAGTACGTGCTGGCGGCGGCGGAGCAGATCGGCCGGGCGATGCGCCAGTACACGGTGGTGGTGGACAAGAGCACCGTGCCGGTGGGCACCGCGGACAAGGTGCGCGAGGTCATCTCCCGCGTGACGGAGGTGGAGTTCGACGTCGTCTCCAACCCCGAGTTCCTCAAGGAGGGAGCGGCGCTGGACGACTTCCTCAAGCCGGACCGGGTGGTGATCGGCACGGAGTCGGAGCGGGCGCGCAAGGTGATGGGCCAGTTGTACGCGCCGTTCGTGCGCACGGAGAACCCCATCCTCTACATGGACACGCGCTCGGCCGAGCTGACGAAGTACGCGGCCAACGCGATGCTGGCCACGCGCATCTCGTTCATGAACGACATCGCCGCGCTCTGCGAGCGGGTGGGCGCGGACGTGGACTTCGTGCGCAAGGGAATGGGGGCGGACAAGCGCATCGGCTACCCGTTCCTCTTCCCGGGCGTGGGCTACGGCGGCTCGTGCTTCCCCAAGGACGTGAAGGCGCTGGTGGCCAAGGGCCGCGAGCAGGGCCTGGAGTTGGATCTGCTGCGCGCGGTGGAGCGCACCAACGAGCGGCAGAAGAAGGCGCTGGTGCACAAGGCGCTCAAGCACTTCGGCTCGCTGGACGGGCGCAAGTTCGCGGTGTGGGGCCTGGCCTTCAAGCCGAAGACGGACGACATGCGCGAGGCCCCGTCCATCGAGGTCATCGAGGGCCTGCTGGCCAAGGGCGCGCAGGTGTCGGCGCATGACCCCGTGGCCGAGCGCACGGCGCGGCGGGTGTTCGGCGAGCGCATCCGCTACACGAACGTGCCCTACGAGGCGCTGGAGGGCGCGGACGCGCTCTTCGTCGTCACCGAGTGGAACGAGTTCCGCCACCCGGACTTCGAGCGCATGAAGGCGCTGATGAAGACCCCTGTCATCTTCGACGGCCGCAACATCTACGACCCGTCGCGGATGAAGGAGCTGGGCTTCTCGTACATGGGTCTGGGCAGGCGGTAGACCCTCACCCCGGCCTTCTCCCAAAGGGAGAGGGTGGGGGGCCCGGTGCGGCCGGGGTTCAGCGGGCCAGACCGCAGTCCTGCTTGCCCTTGTCCGTCCGGATGAACGCGCAGAAGCGCCGGTTCTGGGCTTCTTCGTCCTGATTGTTCGGATCCGTGTCCTGCTCGTCCGGGGGAGGGGCGACGCACGTCGTCAGCTTCTCCTCGCAGGCGGCGAGCTGCTCCTCGGTCTCCTCGACGCGTGTCTGTTCATCGGCCACGGCCTGGAGGCAGATGGTGCGGTTGACGGGCTCGACACAATCGCAGAGCCGCTCCGACAGTTCCCGGCACGAACTCTTGCAACCGGCGAGGGCGAGCAGGGCGGAGGAGATCAGGAGGAGGGTGGCGGAGCGGCGCATGAGGTGGGCGAAGATGCCAGATGGAGTCCTGGATGCAAGCAATGGCGGAGGCAGGGTCGGGTGCTAGCCTCTCCGGTTGCTCACTTTCCGGGAGACTCCCTCGTCATGACGTCGCTCCTCCTCGTCCTGCTCGCCGTTTCACCCATGCCCGGCCAGGCCTCGTTGCTGGCTCCCGCCCGTGCCGAACCGGGGCCTTCGGCGAGGCTGCTCGTGGCCCGGGACACGCGGGAGGAGGCGGTCCTGCTCTCCCGGCTCGAGGCTCCCGCCACGGAGAGCCATGAGGAGCGCATCCGCGCGCTGTCCCGTGAGATTGACGACATCAACACACGCCTGCGCCGCACCAGTACGAACTGGCCCATCGGCTCTCTGGTGATGTCCTACGCGGGCTACGTGCTGGCGCCGATGCTGCTCGTCGGGCTCCCGCTGATCGTCTACGGGCTGGCCGTGTCGACGCAGTACGCGGCCACGCTCGTTGGTATCGGCGCGGCGCTCACGGTGCTGGGAGGTGGTGGCGTGGCCCTGCTCATCGTGGGCATCGTCAGTGGCATCAACGCCTCGGAGGCGGCCCGAGCCGAGCGCGATGACCTCCTCCGCAGGCGCGGTCAGCTCGAGGACGAGCTGCGCGAGCTGAAGCAGGCGAGGCCGGAGTCCTCCGTGCAGGCCTGGCGCGATGGACGGGCCGAGAGCTTCATGAGGGTGGCCTCGCTGTCCTTCTGAGCAGGCGGGCGGGCTTCCCTCCGCATCCCGGCTTCCCCTGGGGAGGCGGGTCCGGAAGCGGCCACTTCCGAGCGCCTGTTCGGACCCGTGACATACTCGGGCCGCCCCCATGTTCCCCGTGTCTGACTCCCACTCCCGGCTCTCCCGGTATGCCCTCGGCGCCGAGGGAGTGCTGGCGATGCTGCTGGTGCTGCTGCCGCTGGCGCTCGGGAGCGCGCCGGGCTGGGTTCTCTGGCCGCTCGTGGCGCTCTCGGGACTCGCCTTCGTCCTGGCGTGTGTGGGGGCCAGGAGGCAGGGCCGGGCGCTGTACCTCCCGCCGCTCGCGCTTCCCCTCGGGGCGGGGGCCCTCCTCTGCCTGCTTCAGCTCGTGCCGTTGCCGCCGGGGCTCCTCGCCGTCCTGAGCCCCGAGGCCGCCGGGCTGCGTGACTTCGCCCTCGTTCCCCTGGGACTGGACGGCCCGCGGCCCCTGTCGCTGGACCCGCCCGCCACCTGGCGCGAGCTGGCCCGGCACCTGGCGTACCTGCTCACCTTCGTCGCCGCCGTGCAGGTGTGCCGCTCCAGCCGCGCGCGCCGCCGGCTGTTGAGCACGCTCGCCTTCACGGGAGCGGGGGTGGCCTCGCTGGGGCTGCTGCACGCGTTGCTCAGCCTCGACAGGCTCTTCGGCGTCATCGCCTTCATCCACGCGCGGCCACCGCTCCTCACGCCCTTCGGCAATCCCAACCACCTCGCGGCCTTTCTCACCCTGTCGGCCACCGTGGCGTTGGGGCTCGCGCTCTCCAGTGGGACGCGGGTGCGCGCGGTGCCCTTCGCGGTGGCCGGCGTGCTGAGCGGAGCCGGCGTGCTGCTGACCCTCTCGCGCGGGGGCATCGCCTTCTTCGTCTTCGGGCAGCTCGCCTTCGTGCTGTTGCTGCTCGGGCGCCGGGCGGAGAAGGCGCGGGCGCGCACGTGGCGCCGGGGCGGGGCCGTGCTGCTGTGTTTCCTCGCGGTGCTCGTGGTGGGCGGCTACGTCGCCTCCGAGCGCATCTCCGCCGAGCTGGCCACCGCGGACAGCGTGGAGGAGCTGCGCCAGAGCAAGATGGAGCTGTGGCCGGAGGTGGCCTCGGCCGCGCGAGCCTTCCCGCTCGGCATGGGGCGCGGTGCCTTCGAGTCCGTCTTCCCCCGCTACCAGACCCGGCCCGTCATCAATACCTCCACGCACCCGGAGAACGCGGTGCTGCAGCTCGCCAGCGAGCTCGGGGTGCCCGGGGTGTTGCTGCTCGCCATGCTGCTGTGGGGCTTCGGCCGGTTGCTGCGCCGGGAGAGGCTGGGGGTGATGGAGATGGCGGTGCTGGCGGGCGTGGCGGCGCTCGGGCTGCACGACCTCTTCGATTTCAGTCTGGAGCTTCCCGCGAGCGCGGTGGCGGCCTGGGTGGCACTGGCCACCGTGGCCCGGTCCGATGACTGGGAGCGCTCCGGGTCCCCGCGCGGCCATGCGCCCCTGCCGGTGCTCGCGGTGGGAGTGGTGCTCACGGCCGTGGGACTGGCCGCGCTCGTTCCCGGCCGGAGCACCTTGGCCACGGCCGAGGAGGAGCTCGGCGGACTCGTCGCCGCGCGCGCCCCGCTCGCCGAGGTGCGTGCCCGGGGGCTCGCGCTCATCGACCGGCACCCGGCGGATCATGGGCTCCAGGACTTGATGGGCATCGCCCTCGCGGACGCGGGGCCCTCGGAGGCGGTGGAGGCGCTCGCCTTCGCCAACCGGGCCCTCTTCCTGAACCCGCAGGATGCACGGGCCCACCGCGTGGCGGCGCGAGCCCTGCTCACGCTGGGCCGCCGCACCCAGGCCTTCCTCGAATACCGCCTGGCCTTCGGGGCGGGAGACCGGGAGCTGGTGTGGCGGGAGGCGCTCGGGCGGGCGCGCACCCTCGCCGAGCTCCAGGCCCTCACGCCGGACTCGCCGGCGGACGTGGTGCCCTTCGCCACGGAGCTCATCCGGACGGGGCACGCGGAGGAGGCGCTTCCCTGGCTCGCCTGGGCCCGCGAGCGCCTCGGCGAGGCTCCCGAGGTGGTGGGCTTGTGGGAGCGCGAGGCACGTCTGCGGCTCGACCGGCGCGAGCTGGTGGAGGCCGAGTCCGCCAGCGCCGAGGTGTCCCGCCGGGCACCGGACGTGCTCTCCTCGCACCTGCTGCACGCGGACGTGCTCCGGGCCCAGGGCCGGAAGGAGGAGGCGCTCGAGTTCCTCGAGGCGCTGCGCACCCGCTTCCCGGGTGACGAGGAGCTGGCCTTCACGCTGGCGCGGCAGCAGGTGGACCTGGGCCTGACGCGGCGTGCGCGGGAGACGCTCCAGCAGGTGGCGCCCTTCCTTTCGAGCCTGCCGCATCGGGCCCAGCTGTTCATGCTGGAGGGGGCCAGCTACGAGCAGGAGGGGCACCGCGCGCGGGCGCTCGAGTCGTGGAAGTCGGTGGCGCGCATCCAGCCCGGCCCCGAGGCCTGGTTCAAGGTGGCGAGTCTGCACGAATCGCTGCACCAGTTGGACGCCGCGGCGCGGGCGGTGCGCGAGGGATTGAGGCTGCTGCCCGCCGACAAGCGCGCGGAGGGGGAGGCGTGGGTGGACCGCCTGGAGACGGCGGAGCGCCAGCGCATGGAGTCCCGGCGTCGCGAGCGGATTGGGGACGCGGACGAGCGGGACCAGCTGCTGCGGGTGCTGGGGTCGGAGGAGGACGTGAGGGCCGACGGAGACGAGGGACTCTGAGCGGTCGCCCCACGGGTGCTCCGAGGGACGCGGTCAGTCGAGGAAGCGGCGCTCCCAGCGGAGCATGTCTTCCGGGGTGAACACGGGGCGGCGGCCTTTCTCCTGGTGGTAGAGCCAGGGCTCCAGGACGCGTGCGAGTTCGCGATACGCGGGCAGTACGTCACCGCGTTCGGTGTCTCCCGCCTTGGGCCATGGGCCCAGCGTGATGACGGCCCTGTCACCTTCCATTTCCTGGACGGTAGTGCCCTCGGAACGCAGTCGTGAGCGCAACTCCGCCACGCCACCCAGTTGTCCCAGCAGCGGTTGGCCGAGGAAGGTCAGCCATGCGGGACCACGCACGTGGGTGCCAATGTGTAACGAGAGCCATCCCAGGTCGGGGATATCCAGGCCCGGGTAGCGGAAACAGAACTTCTTGATTTTGTTCATCACCCCTACCATGTCGGTGGAGCAGTGGAAGGAGAGGCCTGCGTAACCGGAGCAGAGGAATGGCAGGGAAGAGGCCAATTCCATCGCCAACTCACAAACCCGTCCCGGCCCGTGCTCTTCCAGATATTCAGTGGGCAGCCAGACGCTCATTGCACTCATGGCTCCCGGCAGATAGCGCATCGCGGGCAGATCGGGTCGCTTACCCCGGTATTGGAACTGATACCATTGTTCGACATGCGGTGTGCCCGTCAGCAACAGGGTAGGCTTGGTGCCCGCGAGCATTTCGTCCCGGATGCGCGCCAGAATGGCATCATCGAGCTTCTGCCAGTCTCCTTCTTCGTCCACATATCCGTCGAGCGTCTGGGGACCCACTGCGCGCACATACGCATCCAGGGCACCAATCACTCCTTGCCCCATGTGGGAATGGGGATGCATGTAGAAGTCAATGCTCACGCCTTCGCGTATGAAATAAGCTCCGCGGTCAATACGGATTCTCGGGTAGTGCTTGCTCATCGCAGGATTCCCCATCGGGGGGCCACCCTCACCGGTTCGGGTCCCAGGGCTTTTTTGTAGAGTTGTCCCTGATTCATGAGTCCGTGGCAGGGATGCCCTTCGGGGTACTCACGCCATTCAGAACTCTTGTCGCCGTCCTTGTTCACGCAGGGGAACTTGAAATCGAAGACGGCCAGGGCCTGGAGCGGGTTTCCCGTGTGGATGACGACATCGGGTCTGATGGTGCCCTTCAATTCGCTGCTGCATCCATTGGCCAGCAGTTCCTCGACCTGCTCACAGCTGATGAAGGTCGTCTGCCCTGTCCGCAGGTCGTGGCGGTAGCACGGCTCCAGGCTGAAGCCGCCCGGGCGCAGACCGTTCAATTTCCCCTGGGCACACTGGAGGGCCACCTCGTGCATCTCGCTCCCGAGCCGCATGGCCCATGTCACGCGCCTGCCCTGGGCGTCCGTTGTCCACTGCCGGCACTCTGCATCCGACGGAGTCGGGTCCACGAATTGCGCCCTGTGCCGGATGAGAACCTCTGACCGGGCCAGGTTGGCGCAATCCACCAACTCCTCCTGGATGTGCTCCTCCAGCGTCTTGTCCAACACCGCGAGCACCGCCGCGCCAGAGGCCACGGCCGTGCCCACCGCCTGCACCGTCGTGGTCTCCTTCCCGGTCAGGGTGGCGCAATAGGCGGGATTCCTCAGGCACCCGTTCGACAGCGAATCGAGCGCGTAGTGACCCGGAACGCCACGGCCCGGGGTGCTGACACACGCCCCAAGCAACATGCTGCTGGCGAGCAATCCCCGGAACTTGAGCATCGGTCGATGCGACATGGCCTCCACCTTGCCGGCCAGGATGACCCAGGTGGCGGGTGTCCCTCGTGCCGGGCGCCGGCATCCTACGGAGCGGGCGGGCCGCGAGGCCATGACTACAGCGTTCGTCCCTTCAAGCTACGGGTGCAGGTCGTGGTGCACGGCGTGCGACCGCTCCGGTTGTTCCAGGCTGATGGAGGCCATCCGGGGTGACTCGAGGCCGACGAAGTCCTCGACGCTCACCTCCAGGGCTTCCTCGTGCGAACCGGCGCGCAGTAGCAGGTCCTCCGCCACCTCCAGGCCGCCGTCCATGAGCACGGGCAGGCCATAGAGCTTGCCGAAGGGGGGCTCCGCTCCCAGCTCGCATTCCGGGAACCGGTCCGCGAACTCGTCCTCGGTGGCCAGCCGGGCCTCCCGGGCGCCGAGCGTCTCCCGGACCTTTTCCAGGTCCAGCGTCGCCGAGGCGGGAATGAGGCAGATCCACAGCTTCTGGTCCGCCTGGACGATGACCGACTTGACCACGCGGTAACCCGTCACATGGAGCGATTGCGCCAGCTCCTGCGCCGTCACCGCGCGCGAGTGCCAGTGCCGCAGGAAGGGAACGTGCTGCTCGTGGAGGTAGTGCTGGATGGGCTCGGGGATCATGGGTGCCACCTTCTGTCTCGAAAGTGGATGGTCCCCGGCCCGCAGGCCATGCCTCTCCAGGCGTGTGCCTCCCGAGCGGGCGGGCACGCGCCCCTGGCTTCACCTCTGGAAATCGTACACGTTGCCCAGGCCGAGGATGCGCGTCAGCTCGTCGAGCGCCGTCATCGTCTCGCGCGCCAGCTGCGGGTCCGCCAGATCCCGGGCGCGCAGGTCCTCGCGGTAGTGCCGCTTCACCCAGGTGGCGAGCGCCTCGTGCAGCTCCGGGGTGTAGAAGACGTTGGCCTTCACCGCGGCGCGCTCGGTGTCGGTGAGCCACACGCGCTGGCGCAGGCACGCCGGGCCACCACCGTTG
This DNA window, taken from Archangium lipolyticum, encodes the following:
- a CDS encoding DUF3396 domain-containing protein, whose protein sequence is MSKHYPRIRIDRGAYFIREGVSIDFYMHPHSHMGQGVIGALDAYVRAVGPQTLDGYVDEEGDWQKLDDAILARIRDEMLAGTKPTLLLTGTPHVEQWYQFQYRGKRPDLPAMRYLPGAMSAMSVWLPTEYLEEHGPGRVCELAMELASSLPFLCSGYAGLSFHCSTDMVGVMNKIKKFCFRYPGLDIPDLGWLSLHIGTHVRGPAWLTFLGQPLLGQLGGVAELRSRLRSEGTTVQEMEGDRAVITLGPWPKAGDTERGDVLPAYRELARVLEPWLYHQEKGRRPVFTPEDMLRWERRFLD
- a CDS encoding aminoacyl-tRNA deacylase, translated to MIPEPIQHYLHEQHVPFLRHWHSRAVTAQELAQSLHVTGYRVVKSVIVQADQKLWICLIPASATLDLEKVRETLGAREARLATEDEFADRFPECELGAEPPFGKLYGLPVLMDGGLEVAEDLLLRAGSHEEALEVSVEDFVGLESPRMASISLEQPERSHAVHHDLHP
- a CDS encoding O-antigen ligase family protein — its product is MFPVSDSHSRLSRYALGAEGVLAMLLVLLPLALGSAPGWVLWPLVALSGLAFVLACVGARRQGRALYLPPLALPLGAGALLCLLQLVPLPPGLLAVLSPEAAGLRDFALVPLGLDGPRPLSLDPPATWRELARHLAYLLTFVAAVQVCRSSRARRRLLSTLAFTGAGVASLGLLHALLSLDRLFGVIAFIHARPPLLTPFGNPNHLAAFLTLSATVALGLALSSGTRVRAVPFAVAGVLSGAGVLLTLSRGGIAFFVFGQLAFVLLLLGRRAEKARARTWRRGGAVLLCFLAVLVVGGYVASERISAELATADSVEELRQSKMELWPEVASAARAFPLGMGRGAFESVFPRYQTRPVINTSTHPENAVLQLASELGVPGVLLLAMLLWGFGRLLRRERLGVMEMAVLAGVAALGLHDLFDFSLELPASAVAAWVALATVARSDDWERSGSPRGHAPLPVLAVGVVLTAVGLAALVPGRSTLATAEEELGGLVAARAPLAEVRARGLALIDRHPADHGLQDLMGIALADAGPSEAVEALAFANRALFLNPQDARAHRVAARALLTLGRRTQAFLEYRLAFGAGDRELVWREALGRARTLAELQALTPDSPADVVPFATELIRTGHAEEALPWLAWARERLGEAPEVVGLWEREARLRLDRRELVEAESASAEVSRRAPDVLSSHLLHADVLRAQGRKEEALEFLEALRTRFPGDEELAFTLARQQVDLGLTRRARETLQQVAPFLSSLPHRAQLFMLEGASYEQEGHRARALESWKSVARIQPGPEAWFKVASLHESLHQLDAAARAVREGLRLLPADKRAEGEAWVDRLETAERQRMESRRRERIGDADERDQLLRVLGSEEDVRADGDEGL
- a CDS encoding UDP-glucose dehydrogenase family protein produces the protein MHIAIIGTGYVGLVAGTCFADSGNDVICVDIDARKIAQLQQGEVPIYEPGLEELIRKNTRDRRLSFTTDLAASVSRAQVVFIAVGTPEGETGEADLQYVLAAAEQIGRAMRQYTVVVDKSTVPVGTADKVREVISRVTEVEFDVVSNPEFLKEGAALDDFLKPDRVVIGTESERARKVMGQLYAPFVRTENPILYMDTRSAELTKYAANAMLATRISFMNDIAALCERVGADVDFVRKGMGADKRIGYPFLFPGVGYGGSCFPKDVKALVAKGREQGLELDLLRAVERTNERQKKALVHKALKHFGSLDGRKFAVWGLAFKPKTDDMREAPSIEVIEGLLAKGAQVSAHDPVAERTARRVFGERIRYTNVPYEALEGADALFVVTEWNEFRHPDFERMKALMKTPVIFDGRNIYDPSRMKELGFSYMGLGRR